The proteins below come from a single Elusimicrobiota bacterium genomic window:
- a CDS encoding DUF4198 domain-containing protein, with amino-acid sequence MKILSSVIGFLLFYSLGFCHEHWIDLENFRPSIRETTKVFACSGHNFPKSDVILSERVFNGFKVITPENKEKLYKTKPDKNLNVIVSEVFFEEEGTYIILFSLQRQPLKNPIYTAKSLVTVGQGNELKYFLKCGLEIVPEKEVSQLKLGEELPIKIFYDGKPVSLTASISINGKKNFFLRTNKDGQLILKIKSSGKYLITTSYKGIGSSLTFFISEGKK; translated from the coding sequence ATGAAGATATTATCTTCAGTTATAGGATTTTTATTATTTTATAGTTTAGGTTTTTGTCATGAACATTGGATTGATTTGGAAAATTTTCGTCCATCAATAAGAGAGACAACCAAAGTTTTTGCTTGCAGTGGACATAATTTTCCCAAAAGTGATGTGATTTTAAGCGAGCGAGTATTTAACGGGTTTAAAGTTATCACTCCAGAGAACAAAGAAAAATTATATAAAACAAAACCTGACAAAAATTTAAATGTAATAGTATCGGAAGTCTTTTTTGAAGAAGAAGGAACATATATAATTTTATTCTCATTACAAAGACAGCCATTAAAAAATCCAATCTATACAGCAAAATCATTAGTTACTGTTGGTCAAGGAAACGAATTAAAATATTTTCTAAAATGCGGATTGGAAATTGTACCTGAGAAAGAAGTTTCGCAACTAAAACTTGGTGAAGAACTACCGATAAAAATATTTTACGATGGAAAGCCAGTTAGTTTAACTGCTTCCATTTCAATTAATGGTAAAAAGAACTTTTTTCTTAGAACAAATAAAGATGGCCAGTTAATATTAAAAATAAAATCATCTGGAAAATATTTAATTACTACAAGTTATAAAGGAATCGGTAGTTCGTTAACATTTTTTATTTCCGAGGGGAAAAAATGA
- the nikR gene encoding nickel-responsive transcriptional regulator NikR, with protein MSKLKRFSISLDDDLVTKFDKEIGEKNYPTRSKAIGDLIREYFVKKEWIEGKEVAGTITLVYNHHKRELVNKLTDIQHDFHDLIVSSQHVHLDHDNCLEIVVTKGKPKEIEKLTYRLKSTKGVKHGSLTMTTTGKEI; from the coding sequence ATGTCAAAACTGAAACGATTTAGCATTTCACTTGATGATGACCTTGTAACAAAATTTGATAAAGAGATTGGAGAGAAAAATTATCCCACCAGGTCCAAAGCAATCGGAGATTTAATCAGGGAGTATTTTGTCAAAAAAGAATGGATAGAAGGAAAAGAAGTAGCCGGAACAATTACATTGGTTTATAATCACCATAAAAGAGAACTGGTAAATAAACTAACTGATATTCAGCATGACTTTCACGACTTAATTGTTTCATCGCAACATGTTCATTTAGACCATGATAATTGTCTGGAGATAGTAGTCACAAAAGGGAAACCAAAGGAAATTGAAAAATTAACTTACAGATTGAAATCAACAAAAGGTGTCAAACATGGTTCTCTAACCATGACAACAACTGGTAAAGAAATATAG
- a CDS encoding radical SAM protein — protein MYNPIIRADEIRQKVINGNKRRYYRLVRGGQWYGGIATADCCGCNLKCVFCWSNFPRDNPDKCGRFYPPEEVFRALVSVAKRRNYNQLRISGNEPTLTKEHLLELLTLIDKTDYRFILETNGTLIDTDFAQELKKFDNLSVRVSVKGTNPEEFSLLTGAVPEGFNLQIEALRNLLSSNIHCWLAVVLSFSPKESYQKFKKIIREISPKVEIEEECIFLLPHIQKRLKEAGIKPLICESVTEAIEKECK, from the coding sequence ATGTATAACCCAATTATTAGAGCAGATGAGATAAGACAGAAAGTCATTAATGGCAATAAACGCAGGTATTATCGTCTTGTCCGTGGTGGCCAGTGGTATGGTGGTATAGCAACTGCAGATTGTTGTGGCTGTAACCTAAAGTGTGTATTTTGTTGGAGTAATTTCCCGAGGGATAATCCTGACAAATGTGGTAGATTTTATCCACCCGAAGAAGTATTCAGGGCTTTAGTTTCAGTTGCTAAAAGAAGAAACTACAACCAATTAAGAATAAGCGGTAATGAACCAACTCTGACAAAGGAACATCTGCTTGAATTATTAACCCTGATTGATAAGACAGACTATAGGTTTATCCTTGAAACTAACGGTACTTTAATTGATACAGACTTTGCTCAGGAACTGAAAAAATTTGATAATCTCAGTGTAAGAGTTTCAGTTAAAGGCACAAATCCAGAAGAGTTCTCTCTTCTTACAGGTGCCGTCCCTGAAGGATTTAATTTGCAAATTGAAGCATTAAGAAATCTTTTGTCTTCCAATATCCACTGCTGGTTAGCGGTTGTTCTTTCTTTCAGTCCAAAAGAAAGCTATCAAAAGTTTAAAAAAATAATCAGAGAAATTTCACCAAAAGTTGAGATAGAAGAAGAATGTATCTTTCTTCTGCCACATATTCAAAAACGGCTTAAAGAAGCAGGAATAAAACCGCTTATCTGTGAATCTGTTACTGAAGCCATAGAAAAAGAATGCAAATGA
- a CDS encoding radical SAM protein — translation MITPIDSVGIILSYKCQSGCKHCLYACGPAWNDWMDIKTLRSILAGIKSIWQDYHPNPLKNVLFHGIHLAGGEPFLNFPLLLEAVKETINSNIYLGYVETNAGWWQYENEISAKFSELRKVGLKRILISCSPFHAENIPLKRTLYAIENAYNIFGKDGVIIYMEHCVFEIATFGTDDTVPIEKWIEKYGKEETGRIFWQGYGLIPGGKSGYYLGDLTKKYSAERFADETCEFEILKSQHAHFDLYGNYIPYFCGGLSIGDARDLVKFYENFNLDNLPLTKILVENGPYDLMRFAKEKYGYAELPDGYVGKCHLCVDVRKHIALNTDEFRELSPKQFYLLL, via the coding sequence ATGATAACACCAATTGATTCAGTAGGGATAATACTCAGTTACAAATGTCAGTCAGGTTGCAAGCATTGTCTTTATGCTTGTGGGCCTGCATGGAATGACTGGATGGATATTAAGACTTTAAGGTCAATTCTTGCTGGAATAAAATCTATCTGGCAAGATTATCATCCTAATCCATTAAAAAATGTTTTATTTCATGGAATACATCTTGCCGGCGGCGAACCCTTCCTAAATTTCCCTTTACTTCTTGAAGCAGTAAAAGAGACGATAAATTCAAATATTTATCTTGGTTATGTTGAAACCAATGCAGGTTGGTGGCAGTATGAAAATGAAATCTCTGCAAAATTCAGTGAACTCCGCAAGGTAGGACTTAAACGTATTCTTATAAGTTGTTCTCCATTCCATGCTGAAAACATTCCATTAAAAAGAACTCTTTATGCTATAGAAAATGCCTATAATATTTTTGGCAAGGACGGTGTTATCATCTATATGGAACATTGTGTATTTGAAATTGCTACATTTGGTACAGATGATACAGTGCCTATTGAAAAATGGATAGAAAAATATGGAAAAGAAGAAACTGGTAGGATATTCTGGCAGGGATATGGACTTATACCAGGTGGTAAGTCAGGATATTATCTTGGAGATTTGACGAAAAAATATTCAGCAGAGAGATTTGCAGATGAAACTTGTGAGTTTGAGATACTGAAGTCACAGCATGCACATTTTGATTTGTACGGAAATTATATACCTTACTTTTGTGGTGGTTTATCTATTGGTGATGCGAGAGATTTAGTTAAATTCTATGAAAATTTTAATCTGGATAATTTGCCATTGACTAAAATTCTTGTAGAAAATGGTCCTTATGACTTGATGCGATTCGCAAAAGAAAAATATGGTTATGCTGAACTTCCTGATGGCTATGTGGGCAAATGTCATCTTTGTGTAGATGTAAGAAAACATATTGCATTAAATACAGATGAATTTAGAGAACTTTCACCAAAGCAGTTCTATTTATTGCTTTAA
- a CDS encoding excisionase family DNA-binding protein encodes MMSNKESGLWTWKEVAEFLKVTKRWIDEARKKKGLGFKRFGWRTIRYDPEEVKKWAEKFGNNQTS; translated from the coding sequence ATGATGAGCAATAAAGAATCAGGTCTTTGGACCTGGAAAGAGGTTGCAGAATTTTTAAAAGTAACAAAGCGATGGATTGATGAGGCTAGGAAAAAGAAAGGTCTTGGGTTCAAGCGCTTCGGGTGGCGAACAATAAGATACGACCCAGAAGAAGTCAAAAAATGGGCTGAAAAATTCGGCAATAATCAAACATCTTGA